From one Lycium ferocissimum isolate CSIRO_LF1 chromosome 7, AGI_CSIRO_Lferr_CH_V1, whole genome shotgun sequence genomic stretch:
- the LOC132062684 gene encoding vesicle transport protein GOT1-like has protein sequence MASFEENDVKIIVGAFGDLEGRELRKREEQGRRSYLKDDSKRKSKWGIGCLKEIGLGLIGFGVIFTLVGLFLFYDRSFVAIGNILFLSGVTLTTGVMSTLQFFFFMKRQNFKGSASFAVGFFLIMIGWPVLGMIGEIYGLFVLFSGFWPAFAVFLRKLPIIGGLFRQSSVSSLFQRNYRVNMGKRIPV, from the exons ATGGCTTCATTTGAAGAAAATGATGTTAAGA TCATAGTGGGAGCTTTTGGAGATCTAGAAGGTCGAGAACTTAGGAAGAGGGAAGAACAAGGAAGAAGATCTTACTTAAAAGACGACTCCAAGAGAAAGTCAAAATGGGGAATAGGATGCCTTAAAG AGATTGGGCTAGGATTGATTGGATTTGGTGTAATTTTTACTCTGGTCGGACTGTTTCTCTTCTATGACAGGAGTTTCGTTGCCATTGGGAAT ATCCTCTTTCTGTCTGGAGTGACCTTAACCACTGGAGTGATGTCTActctgcaatttttttttttcatgaaacgGCAAAATTTTAAG GGTTCTGCCTCCTTTGCTGTTGGTTTCTTCCTCATTATGATTGGATGGCCTGTGCTAGGCATGATTGGAGAGATCTATGGTCTTTTTGTGTTGTTCAG TGGCTTTTGGCCCGCATTTGCTGTTTTCCTAAGGAAGTTACCTATCATCGGTGGATTGTTTCGCCAATCATCTGTATCATCG CTCTTTCAACGAAATTACAGGGTTAACATGGGCAAACGAATCCCCGTTTGA
- the LOC132064185 gene encoding acyl carrier protein 1, mitochondrial has translation MASALRSAILRHIRVPAAQSLSSNGSRLTAIRLMSSHDDHITKDEVINRVLDVIKCYPKIDPSKVTPEVHFEKDLGLDSLDTVEIVMALEEEFKLEIPDKEAVRIESCEQAIEYIYNHPMSS, from the exons atggCGTCGGCGTTGAGATCTGCTATACTCCGACACATCCGTGTTCCTGCAGCCCAATCCCTATCTTCAAATGGATCTAGGCTAACAGCTATCAGATTGATGTCGTCACACGATGACCATATCACCAAAGATGAAGTCATCAACAGAGTCCTTGATGTCATCAAATGCTACCCTAAAATCGACCCTTCCAAG GTGACCCCTGAAGTGCACTTTGAGAAGGATTTGGGCTTGGACAGCTTAGATACAGTAGAGATTGTAATGGCTCTGGAGGAAGAGTTCAAGCTGGAGATTCCAGACAAGGAAGCTGTCAGAATAGAGTCCTGCGAACAGGCAATTGAGTATATTTATAATCACCCAATGTCGAGTTAA